ATTTCACCAGAAGCAGTGCAGTAAATGTAATTGCATGCATTTCAGTTTTTACGCACAAATGGAAACTAAAAAACTGCTCACCCCTGTGATTAATGCAACAACTAATCCAATAATATCCAAAGCAATTAATGAGTATAAAAGACATCAATACCTGACTTAAGATTTTTGGGGGACTTTGGGAATTAGGTTTTCCGGGTAGACAACCTTAAATCCAAGTTGTGTTATTCTACCCGGAGACACAGTTTAAGGCTACATATATGAGCAACTAATTCAAGGAACACTGATGGAGTGATCTAACACAACCTCATAAACAATGCAAACTGCAAGTACTTTGTtgcctctgtgtatttctgtggtgTACCTTTCTCTAAGTAGTTCCTGGGGGCCCACGGTGGGTCTTCTTCAGCATACGGGTCGTTATACTCCACTACTGCTGAGTCCTCCTCTTCATGCCCATCCTCAGCTGGCTGAGGAGTGGGCAGGGCCTCCTCGTGCGCTACTTGGTTCTCAGTGGCAGGCTGCGAGGGAGGGGGGGCGTCTGAAACTGGAGGTTGGGGATACTTTATACAAGCTGAACTGAATCTGGGCTTAAAAGCTGATGATGTCATCCGTTTTGACACACAGATGTTCAAGAGAAAAATGATGTGCAGAAACATTTCTCTGATAAATTACTGAAAAAGAATCCAGATTAATACTCACTGGACTCCTGAACTCGAGCTACAAACCCCATCAGAGGAAGCTGAGGGGTGAACTGGAGCAGGGAGGGGGGCGGGGGAGAGGCTGCAAGCACAAAAGACAAAACTTTTACCAAACTTTCTCAATGTGGGAGTGGAGTGACTGGTGGCTGCTTTTATACTGCATACCTGGGCTCTGGTTGTAGTAGGGACCGCCATTGACCTGATTCTGGGTTGTAATTGGCTGACCAGTCACCGATGGGGGGCGGCGGTAAGGCAGTGACCCCCCCACCTGTGGGGTTTGCTGTCGAGGCTGAGGCCGGTTCATACTGTAGAACTGAGGGACGATAGGGCCTGACCAGCAAAGAGGGGCAACGTTATAAACTCATATTTTCTTAATACACTGCGTATCAATCAATCAGTGATTCAATtccattttaattttctgtgttAAACATGAAGGAAAGAGTTAAAGATTAGCTCCCCGGGGTGGGGATAAAATccacagaaacagagagaaaaaaaggaggacTTGGTGATGTTTGGAGAGCAGAGGTGTCCCTGAAAACTCACCTTCAGTGggtgatgaagaagaggaggaggaggaaagtggAGGGGGAGGGGCAGGGGGAAGCAGCTCCGATTGGACTTCGGATGTGCTTGTGGAAGATTTAGAGGGGGGGGAGGTGCCGGCGTTTGGCGCATTCGCTTGAGAGTTTGCTTGGGAAGGTGAGTTGGCATGTTGAGAAGGTGAGCTCGGCGGCAGAGGTGCGTTGGGTTGTGTTAAGgttgtggtggaggaggaggaggagaaagaggaaggagtTGGGGACGGGGAAGGGGAAGAGTTAGGGGCGGTAGAGGATGAGCTAGCAGGTCCGGCAGTCGGGGAAACTTCAGGCAGAAGAAAAGGAAGGATGGAAAGGAGGAAGGAGTTAGGAAATAAGGTTATAGGAGGGAGTGAGTGACAAAGCACAAACAGCAGGGGGAGCTGAATTTCAAGCACAGAAATTACACACAAAAATTAAGCTGTTTATATAGTTTATAACTTTAGAAggactttaaaatataaaatcttaATAGTACAAAGAGTCCAGTTAGAATTGGAGGAATGGTGGGCAGGTGTGTAGCACAGACGTGTATATTTCTGTGTGTTACCCGGGAATGTGGAGGGTGGGGAGGGTGTGGGCACAGCAATGGGAATGCCCACGCTGCCGCTGCCGCTGTTCTCTCTACTGCTGCTccgactgctgctgctgggatgGCTGCCTCCACTGCtaccactgcacacacacacacacacacacacacacacacagagtggggGAAGTCAGGGTCCTGCATAGGGATGTGTTCCACCTTGGATTCAGTTAGAAATGGGTAAAATACCAGAATCACTGAGCTGCAAGGCCAAGTAATCTCCTATCAAACCTTTATTTCATGACTCCTCTGATAAAAGCATTCAAGCTGAAAAAGCATTGAAATGAATGTCAAATGTCCCACCTCACCACCAGTACTACAGCAGGTTCTGTGACCAATAGGATAAGATTATCTATGGCacgcatgaaaacaaaacagcaatttCTCAAACAGGTCATAAAGCTCTTTGACTTGGCTCATGAAAGTCATAACCCCCCCACTAATTTTGGCTACACTTAAAGACGACCTATAAGGAGAGACTATAGCAAATGTACACCAAGTATgtctttaaacatttattgGTGTAAACTGTGTGATAGgacatttctctctctgtgtggaaAGCCCTACAAACATTCAGGTTTCGGTTTAAggactcccttttaacaggaagaaagctctgGCCGAACCAGgcccagggaggggcagccaagTGACAAGTTGGGGGGTGAGGGCAAAGAGAAGAGAGTGAGACAGGTCACAATTAAAATGACCAAAAGTCGTATTACCAGGATGCTTcaacaatgaaacaaaacagtttcaACTTTGAAATGAAATCAGCTTTTGATGAGAGAATAAATTGACACTACACAGATAAAAAGGAGTTGAGCTGTCTCCTGCACGATGGCAGCTGGGCACACATGGCCTGCAGCAAGCCTACATTTGGCTCAGCAGTGAATGCAGGAAACACATCGTCTAGATGAGTGATTTCCAAAGTCTGGCCTGTGATACGGTCACAAATGAGCCAGAAAGGAATAAAGGACAGAAATCATATTTacgttatttatttttagtcatttttcaATTACCATTTTTTACATAGTTTTTTTGGTCTCTGTTCAGTTCCAAATCAGTTGTTGTGGGGCCAAAGCGTTACCTTAAATCTCAATAATTTACACTAAGCAGCTGCTTTTATTACCTTTAATTTTCCAGCCATTATAAATGCAAATAGCTAATATCAGCCCGCCaatgcctctgtcagtgcgccccagggcagctgtggctacaacgtagcttgccatcaccagtgtgtgaatgtgtgtgtgaatgggtgaatgactgaatgtagtgtaaagcgctttggggtcctatggactagaaaagcgctatacaaatgcaggccatttaccatttaccaataaTAAAGGTCCAATATAGtttcatattcatattattttttctactttattcttTCTTGCTTCCAGCCTTCGCCCTCTTACACTACGCCGTCTGGCCTGGCAAGTCATTTACAACACGAACGCTAATAAAGCAGCAAACAGGAGTCACATGGCATCAGCCTCTAACTGGATGTTTTGTACACGCTCGTCTTTGCTAATAAGAATTAATGAACTGAAACAAAAGATTTGATATGAGCTGATTTCTCAGCCTCACAACCTGGAACTGGATTTAATGAGCAGCAAGGCTGTTGAGTAATTCTGCTGTGAGGaacttatttttttgctttataacATTGTTAATATCATgtttacaaataaaaaagacCTCTGAACTTGGAGACCAAGAAAACTTGATGTGTAGTATTTCACCGTTTTCCAAAATTACacaatcaacaaaaaaaacagctctaTTTTTACACTCCAGAAAAtgtaaacaattttaaaaaaaaaagtggatatGAAACGCTGACTGACTGCTTACTCAGTCATGATTTTTCAAAAGGCACAAAGAGAGCAACagataaaagcaaacaaatattaAAAGGCAAAGGCAGCAGGGGCAGAGGATGGCTCGctgatgaagatgaaaagaaaagtgcaaagacaagaaacagcagagcaaacagcagcagaatgaGAGAGAGCTAACATCATCACAGGAGCAATGAAACCATAAACACAGCACATGCAATCTGATCAGTTTTAGAGTGACTGAGTTGAAGGTGGTGACTGGATGGGAAGGACTTGAGAATAGTTTGAGGCAGAGCTGTGATTGGACAAAACAGGGCTCTAAATAatctatacttttgtttattcatttttaaaatgctacATCAGCGCTGCACAATTACTGCAAAGGGTGCCTTTTAGAGCAACCACAGACAGCATAACAAGAACGTAAATTCTGGGTCTAAAAAAGTgaacctgcattctttttacAGAGGGAAACTCTTGTGTTTGCAGAAAGCATACTGGTTGTACAGAAATCTACAAGAAAACCACCATACATCTCTATTGCTCTGTGGCTCAATGACTAGTTCATGATGAAACTCTTTTTGTAACATTTATGACTTTTCCAAGTGTCAGAAAAGAGGATTATGTTCATTGGCTACGCACCTGTCAATCACGTTATTGGAAAGTGAGAGTCTGGTCCAGCCCTTAACTGGTCATACTTTTTTATCACATATGAAGAGTATGAAGAGTATAAAACACACAGATGGCTAAAATGCTACCAGGAGCCTGAAAGGTGGTGACATGGtggctacgtccatcttttatgctGTCTGTGAGATTAACATGTAAACACTGTCAAAgacttaaacatttatttgcGAATGCAAAATTCAAAGCTCTGCTTTCAAAGTATTTGCCTCTCTCTCCCATCCAGGACACCAACAGCTACATAAACTGCAGAGGAGACAAAAGAAAACTACaagctgaaaatgaatgaaagaatAAAATCAGTTAGTTGATGCTGTGAGGGTGTAAACAGAAAGTTAGTTCTGTGAGTCCTCTGTGTTCTCTCAGCAGTAACACTAACACGTATGATTAGGTTAATAAAATAACTACATAAAATTCTTTTAGCAATGAACAGTGTATTTGAAATGAACCATAACAAGCATGTACTCCCTGAGCGTGATTGCTGAGCAAATCCACAGAGGAAACACTGGACAGCAGCAGAGAAGCCAGAGCAGGTGAACGATTACAGAGGCCTAGAGGAACGTGACCACTTTTGTACAAGACTGTATTTCTGCAGTGCCGCATGAAATATGCATTTGTTTGTCAGTATCTGGAGCGACGTTTTATAGCAGATTTCATTAGATGTTCAGATTTAAGCTTCTAACGTTGATCAAGACTTTTTAAAGGCCAATTCTTTGATTTTGTGGCTGTACGGCTATAGCTGTAGTGTGATATTGAAATCTTTCtccctgtattttattttgttgatgaAGTTAAAAGCTGGGAATGTTTTCTGCAGGATACATTTTGTCTTGAACTGAAAAATGACTCTCCAGGTGTTCTGAAATATGTTTAGTCACCGTGCAAGCCAATTAGATCAGCTGTAAATGACCAAGAATGGAAGCATGAACTAAAACACACTGCGTGAGGATGAGAGAGAAAACAATCTCTCCTTTAGCTTTTTAAGCaggctgaaatgaaaaatatgtctaaacaaaaaaacaacaacaaaaaacccagcagtgattttaaagtttttcaaaGTTTTATCAGAGATGCAAAAGAATTTCAGCAGGGAAAAGGAAAAGCTCTGAATCCCATTCTGGCAGGCCACGTTTACCCACTGACCCGGCTACCTGTATGTTCGGGGTCGATGGTTGAGGGTAGCGGTGCGGGCCGGACTTGGAAGCTGTCCCCCTGCCATATTGTTTCTGGTAGGGCTGGAGACATAATCATTGGGTACAACAGGGGGGCGCACAGGCTCCAGTGTCCTGTAGGGGGAGTTCTTCCTGTACATGCAAAACGTAAGGGTGAAGACAGGGTTAATGGGGAGACAAACTTGATTCTGGCGACAAAGGATCGCTCCTGAAAGTAACATTAAATAGCCACAAGCACACTTAAAGCATCAGTATTGATATGCAAGTACACCTTAATTCTGCAAGTGAGCTAGCTATAGCCTCCTTCCTGCTGTggaacaaaaagaataaaatcggTAAAGGTCATGTTCAAAGGCCAGTGTGTATTTTTAGAGAAATAAAATTCCTCCCACGTCACAGAGCTGTATGTAGAGAATAAGGACGAGTGAACGCcaacagaggaaaacaaaaaactgaccaAAATCAGAGTGAAGCAATGGATCAGCACAATAAATGTCACTTACTGCATACACATAACACAAAGCAGGCACAGTGTCCACCTGGTTAACTCCTCCTCACGAATAATTACACAGTTACATCCAATATTTCAACAACCTATGAGTCATGTAATGCACCAGCAGTTATCACtgtaagcaaagaaaaagactgcATGATTTCCAAGCAGATTTACAGCCATTTATTTGGACTTTCTATTGGGGTTTCCCATTTATCCCATCTAGTCTGTCTGCAAAGGATTCTGTTATTTCACCAAGTTTAAAGCACGCAGTGTTAATCCAATCCGATTAACACTGGTGCTAAAGAAAGAACAGTCAAACTTAGACGGTGAAAACTCTCTGAATCGTCTGGGTTGTTATTTATGTGAGTGTGAGTCGTCAGAAGGCCTGTTGATTACAGCATTACGCCAGCTCACTGCTGTGATTTGTTCCTCGTCTCTCCACGCATGTTTGtgttagagtgtgtgtgtgtgttagagtgtgtgtgtgtacagacaTTTGGCTTGTGCACCAAAGCTCCAGTCAACTCAAAGTTCCAGCCAAGTGCTGAGCTGCTTCTGCTCCCTCATCCTTAGGGAACGCAAACACTTTCTCATCTTATTTGTTGTCATACTGCACCAAATGTCAGACTTGTGGACGTTAGGTTTAAAAAGTAGAATTATTTAAATAACAGAGAACTAGACAACTACCTATTCCTAACTTcggtgttgcttatgaaatgaGACTGCAGTAGCGCAACATTGTAAGACTGTGTTGCATTACGGGTTGTTTGCAGTCTTGTGATAATCTTTGGCTAGTCAGGGCTCTTTCAGCAGGGAAAAAATCCTGCCGTGCTGTTCAACATGGTACAACAGGTGGCTGATCAGCAGGTTACAGGAAATAGGAAGCAACGCAGCAGACAACACAGACTGAATGAGGCCACCTATCAGCCTACCTGCTGCACACAGACAATCAAAGTATTGCAATAAATATTGTAATAAGGTAATGCAGCAGCACGTAAGTTAGCTCCTCTAACCGGAGTCACTGACCTGGAGCTCTTAGGTTTGTTATTGctgttggtgccttttggagcattttcatGGAATTTACCCACCATTATCACTTAGTAACTGATGTGGACATTCCAAGAAGCTTGTGGTTCTCTTTTGGTGAATTCGATTTTACATGGCTGTAGCTTCCAAAAGTGAAGccagtaaatacataaatacaaaccTGCATCCCTTTTTTTGGCCACCAGCGGATGATACCTGTGGTTAGAAAAAGGCTAACGGTCCTATAGAAGTCCGTGGAGAAATCAACCAAAAGAGGTTTAGAAAGTAGGATTATCCAGGAAATACTTATTGGTTAGCAACATGTGACTGACAACTCGTTAGCCAGTTAGTGTGTGGTTTCCTGTTAACATCCACACCTTGGTTGTCAAGTATCACAATACCAAGCGGGTGACGTCAGGTCAAGATGCTCATGTGAATCTCATAGTTGCTACAGCCGTCTTTTATACTGTCTCTGGCTGTATTCACAATGCTGCCTAGCGTTAGCTACTAATTAGCTAGTAAGCACTCCATCCTTTTAATCCAAATACAAGAACTTCTGGCTCAGAAGTACCAGCATGGTGGAAGGTCCAAACTCTTACGCTAAAGCCTCAAAATGTTGGGTCAAAATCGACAGCCAACATAACAGTggttacatccatcttttatattgtCTATGGTATATAGACTTATGTGTATTGTGCTAGCTAATTCAGCACACCTAAGCAGCATGGAAAGTGATAGGAAGACAGCATCTGCGGACTGTTCAAGACCCAATATTTACTCAAGAAAGCTGGACCCAGAGAAAGTAAGACAACGGGAATAAATAAGGAATAAGGAAtgagaaagttaaaaaaaaaagagaggaaggaGTGAAATCGAGATGAAGATAAGGAGataaggagagagaaagaatgaggGCTACAGCTGGGTGACCTAGATGTTTGAGGGGAGAGAACACAACAAGCTTTCACAACGCATGACGTTATTCCTCTGAGCACTGCATtttaccgtgtgtgtgtgtgtgtgtgtgtgtcattcccTTCTGCCGGGTCAAATCTGTAATAAGCTTGCAGCAGGACGCTCCATCCTTCcacaagacacaaacacacacaatctgCAGcagtttcacacatgcacacgacTTATCTCAAAATCAGTTCAGAAAACAACACATCTGTGAGAGCAGATTTATCTTATCAGTCCATTTATATTGAaattgggatgctgtgtaaaaaccacaaataATCAGAAAGCagcaatctgcaaatttcaaaccaatattttattcacaacggAGCATATGAAGGAGATTTTAccatttcatgaaaaatatggAATCACTAAATATGTCTCCAAACATTGGGGTGGGGGTGAGGGGGCATTAAAGGTATCATTTACTTTTCCAAGTTAGTGGCATtagaaggaaaaacaggagGAATATTTTTCAactaattaggttaattggcaacAGGTCAATAATATACTTGGGAATAAAAGACGGGCAGAGGTTAGTATTTCGAAATAATCTTCTTCAATGTAAAATTACAAAGACTTGAGTATTTCATCatttacagcagcggtccccaacccccgggcctcggaccggtaccggtccgtgagtcgtttggtaccgggccgcgagagttgaggctcaggtgtgaaatgtatagttttcagggtttttatcggttctcagtgttattttgttatcgtttttatcgttaactctgtcttcctgggtcttttcacgtgtgttatgaataaatcttcttttttcagacaagaatgggacaacagctggtctcctcagttcccagatgtttacagacTGTTGAGGTTGCTACACAATGAAAACAAGTAAACATGGTCCCGTCCCAACTTTTTTCCAAAATGAgctaaaaaggcccagcagcgtctccactttctgagagtgctcaggaggaacaacctggaggagaggctgctggtgacattttacagagccaccatagagagcatcctaacgtacggcataacaacatggtatgcagggtgctcagctgcagacaggaaagtactgcagagggtcatcaacacagcccagaagatcactggctgctctctgcccagcctggaggtcactgcaaactctcggtacctcagcagagctggcaatatcatcaaggaccactctcaccccagcaaccaactgtttgaactattactgtcaggccgacggtacaggtcacataaaaccaggacaaacagattcagggatagcttctttcccagagctatcaccgtagtaaataagcacaaaaacaattgaacctattccataccgtcactgtcattatattatgctgctattcatactgtcattatattaatgctgctatcctgtatatattgtacatactattgtttgagtacttacgattgtttttttgtactttttatattttacatttatatttattattgaaacttgcaccaagggagtggctctccaatttcgttgtactctgtacaatgacaataaaggctattctattctaatatttttcatgaaatagaAAATGGTCACAGTTTAAACATCTGCTATGTTTTATATGTtctactgagaaaaaaaaatggggttatgagatttgcaaataaatgcattctgtttttgtttacattttacgcAGCGTCACAACTTttccaaaattggattttatcccATGGAGGCCATACTACTcacacatttaagaaaaaaaattgagacAAATACTCAAGTtccaataaatacacagaacatTCACTTATATTAAACCATGGAAGCACAAAGGATAAGACAAGGTGAATACTAGTAAGGGAAAGAAGATACACATGTGGGAGTGTTGGTGCTAGGCTGTGTACATACCCCAAGATGCCCTTGCCTGCCCTTGGAGGGCTGGGCGGTTTTTGTGTGGGAGGGTTGGACCGAGACAGACCCGCTCCAAGTTTCATGTTCGGCTGACCATTCACCTGTGAGAACAAACCGTGTTAATGCTCAGCGCTCAGCTCAGGCCTTTCACAGAGCCAACATATCAGTAGCTAGCCAAAACAACATCACCCCTGTGTAGCTCACCCCATTGTGCTGAAACAGCTTTAAAACATCAGGTCCTAGAGTCCACCTCTACCGTGTCCTATGATACTGGGTAGAATGATTTATAAGTCCTTTAAGACCTTCAGGACTCATTCGAACATGTTCCAACACTAGCTGTCACTTCACGGTTGGACAGCAGGCAGGCTGTGcattaaataatacatttatgaAAGGCACAGAACTCATTAACCAGGCTGCTATGATTTTTATATGAGAACTTATTAAGCATTCAATAGATTTTTATGATCAGGTGAAAATTGGCATGAAGAAAGGGGGCTGAGTGtaaagagacagagggaggaagaggaagctgATTTTAGCATATTTTGCTGCTTGGTTTGTTGACCACTGCAGTAATAGCACAGTAGTCACTTTCTTAGATTATTACTGCATTTATTGCTTTTCTAACGGCATTTTCCACATTACACAATTTCCTTCATTTATCACACACACTTCCAATCTGTGTAGGTGTTTTGTGCATCCTTACCTTGAACCTCAGCAACCACTTAATATGCCAATGACAGCAAatagaagagaaaagaagagacagGGTAGTCTAAAGGTTAGTTACAGTGCAACAGTGCCATGCGAATACCAGCAGCCATTAGAGACAAAGGGCAGAAATACAGATGAAGAAGAGCTGGTGGACAGaaaagtgaggaggaggagtgcaGTTAAAGAAATAATGGTGAAAGCACAATGCCTAGATAATTATTGCTACTTATCctaaataaaaactatttatttacaagtgCACACTCTACATGCTTAGAGAAAAACCGCGGCTCACTCAGTTATACACATAAACATGCAATTTCGATCCAATTCTTTttaaagagatttttaaaaatggatttcTTATTAATAGATATGCAAACCTGGTACAGAGATATTCATTCAAGAGTTTACTAATGCTTGcaatacataaaaaaagaagagtaaaATAGAAAAGGTGGTACATGCACATGCTTGAGTGCATGGATGAGAATCTGTGTAATCATTTATAAACACTTGAATATGCGAGTTCATATAAACGGATGTTATTATATTCCCTCCTCATTACTCTGCCTACCTTGACTCCATGGCCAATGTCATCCAGGACGCTGTAGTCGATGGGCTTCCTGATGTAGCGCACTGGCCTCTCTGGATTGGCTGGAGCTACAATTTTATGAGCGCGAGACGTGTTTTTATTGGTGGTCAGGATGCCGATCTCCCGCCTCGCTACCTTCTCCTTGTGAATGTCAACGGtctggaagaagaaaaatgaaggacgagcaaattaagaaaaaaaaaaaacaaatcacaaaaaataGCACTCATTTTAATGTGTCAGTGCTCCAAACTGAAAAGTGGAATATAAATGAATTGCTCCGGTGTGGACGCAGCTTAAGCTAGTAGCACCAACATAAATGCAATACCAGTGAGTTTAGCTGAGGTTGATGAGAAGGAAAGGTTAgaagaaactttttaaaatagctctataaattattattatcactttgaccttcagataattctattgaccttgaaggagaggtcagaggtcaaatgtgacatattttaaattttttatatgacactttctatatgttgacaaCATACAAGACACTTGTAAGACTTCTAAGTTCTAAggctttttgtccatttttgacCAATAAACCTTAAGCTGACCTTCAAAACCTTGGTGGATATGAGAAAAACTTTAATACAatattgtggctcaagagttgggagttcgccttgtaattggaaggttgctggttcgagccccggcttggacagtctcggtcgttgtgtccttgggcaagacacttcacccgttgcctactggtggtggtcagagggcccggtggcgccagtgtccggcagcctcgcctctgtcagtgcgccccagggtggctgtggctacaatgtagctgccatcaccagtgtgtgactgtgtgtgtgaatgggtggatgacaggatgtgtaaagcactttggggtccttagggactagtaaagcgctatataaatacaggccatttattacAATGAGCGTACTCTACACACCTACAAAGTTCTATCAGTATTCATTCAAAGCTTTTCCAGCTATCATGTTTATAAAGGGAATAAAAAGCATGGATCCAGCGTTTTACCAAATACATAACCTCCTTGGCAGAGGTAACAATCACAATCAATCACGTTTAAATGGgagctttgaaaaaaataactcaggATTAAAACTTTGACATTAACATTTTTCTCTGCTAAATTAAGCTTCTTGTTTAATTAAGATGTTGATGCATGATGAGCGTCATTCTTAAGCAAGTGCAAACTTCATGTAGCATATTTCCCCTTGTTGAGTGAGGGACATACTCATTACATGTTTTAGTCTAGAACAGAAACCTGTACACTCCTGTGTGTATTAGAAGTGCACCACAGTGATGGTGTCCTGAATCGCTTTGGTCCTGGATGTTCCTTTCACTTCAAAATTATTACTGGAAACACTGATCA
This genomic window from Astatotilapia calliptera chromosome 16, fAstCal1.2, whole genome shotgun sequence contains:
- the LOC113007692 gene encoding abl interactor 2-like isoform X1, yielding MAELQMLLEEEIPAGRRALLDSFTNLERVAEYCESNYVQSADKERALEETKSYTTQSLASVAYLINTLANNVLQMLDIQASQLRRMESSVNHISQTVDIHKEKVARREIGILTTNKNTSRAHKIVAPANPERPVRYIRKPIDYSVLDDIGHGVKWLLRFKVNGQPNMKLGAGLSRSNPPTQKPPSPPRAGKGILGKNSPYRTLEPVRPPVVPNDYVSSPTRNNMAGGQLPSPARTATLNHRPRTYSGSSGGSHPSSSSRSSSRENSGSGSVGIPIAVPTPSPPSTFPVSPTAGPASSSSTAPNSSPSPSPTPSSFSSSSSTTTLTQPNAPLPPSSPSQHANSPSQANSQANAPNAGTSPPSKSSTSTSEVQSELLPPAPPPPLSSSSSSSSPTEGPIVPQFYSMNRPQPRQQTPQVGGSLPYRRPPSVTGQPITTQNQVNGGPYYNQSPASPPPPSLLQFTPQLPLMGFVARVQESISDAPPPSQPATENQVAHEEALPTPQPAEDGHEEEDSAVVEYNDPYAEEDPPWAPRNYLEKVVAIYDYTADKEDELSFQEGAIIYVIKKNEDGWFEGVMNSTTGLFPGNYVESIMHYAD
- the LOC113007692 gene encoding abl interactor 2-like isoform X2; the encoded protein is MAELQMLLEEEIPAGRRALLDSFTNLERVAEYCESNYVQSADKERALEETKSYTTQSLASVAYLINTLANNVLQMLDIQASQLRRMESSVNHISQTVDIHKEKVARREIGILTTNKNTSRAHKIVAPANPERPVRYIRKPIDYSVLDDIGHGVKVNGQPNMKLGAGLSRSNPPTQKPPSPPRAGKGILGKNSPYRTLEPVRPPVVPNDYVSSPTRNNMAGGQLPSPARTATLNHRPRTYSGSSGGSHPSSSSRSSSRENSGSGSVGIPIAVPTPSPPSTFPVSPTAGPASSSSTAPNSSPSPSPTPSSFSSSSSTTTLTQPNAPLPPSSPSQHANSPSQANSQANAPNAGTSPPSKSSTSTSEVQSELLPPAPPPPLSSSSSSSSPTEGPIVPQFYSMNRPQPRQQTPQVGGSLPYRRPPSVTGQPITTQNQVNGGPYYNQSPASPPPPSLLQFTPQLPLMGFVARVQESISDAPPPSQPATENQVAHEEALPTPQPAEDGHEEEDSAVVEYNDPYAEEDPPWAPRNYLEKVVAIYDYTADKEDELSFQEGAIIYVIKKNEDGWFEGVMNSTTGLFPGNYVESIMHYAD
- the LOC113007692 gene encoding abl interactor 2-like isoform X3 codes for the protein MAELQMLLEEEIPAGRRALLDSFTNLERVAEYCESNYVQSADKERALEETKSYTTQSLASVAYLINTLANNVLQMLDIQASQLRRMESSVNHISQTVDIHKEKVARREIGILTTNKNTSRAHKIVAPANPERPVRYIRKPIDYSVLDDIGHGVKWLLRFKVNGQPNMKLGAGLSRSNPPTQKPPSPPRAGKGILGKNSPYRTLEPVRPPVVPNDYVSSPTRNNMAGGQLPSPARTATLNHRPRTYSGSSGGSHPSSSSRSSSRENSGSGSVGIPIAVPTPSPPSTFPGPIVPQFYSMNRPQPRQQTPQVGGSLPYRRPPSVTGQPITTQNQVNGGPYYNQSPASPPPPSLLQFTPQLPLMGFVARVQESISDAPPPSQPATENQVAHEEALPTPQPAEDGHEEEDSAVVEYNDPYAEEDPPWAPRNYLEKVVAIYDYTADKEDELSFQEGAIIYVIKKNEDGWFEGVMNSTTGLFPGNYVESIMHYAD
- the LOC113007692 gene encoding abl interactor 2-like isoform X4; this encodes MAELQMLLEEEIPAGRRALLDSFTNLERVAEYCESNYVQSADKERALEETKSYTTQSLASVAYLINTLANNVLQMLDIQASQLRRMESSVNHISQTVDIHKEKVARREIGILTTNKNTSRAHKIVAPANPERPVRYIRKPIDYSVLDDIGHGVKVNGQPNMKLGAGLSRSNPPTQKPPSPPRAGKGILGKNSPYRTLEPVRPPVVPNDYVSSPTRNNMAGGQLPSPARTATLNHRPRTYSGSSGGSHPSSSSRSSSRENSGSGSVGIPIAVPTPSPPSTFPGPIVPQFYSMNRPQPRQQTPQVGGSLPYRRPPSVTGQPITTQNQVNGGPYYNQSPASPPPPSLLQFTPQLPLMGFVARVQESISDAPPPSQPATENQVAHEEALPTPQPAEDGHEEEDSAVVEYNDPYAEEDPPWAPRNYLEKVVAIYDYTADKEDELSFQEGAIIYVIKKNEDGWFEGVMNSTTGLFPGNYVESIMHYAD